The genomic interval AAAAAATTTAGTGGGCATGGATCTGATCATGTCGCAGctacagataaaccctttgatctccagagctcagcatcctgttagaATACCTTGAACTAACAATGAAATGACATTCACAAAATATTAGGTATAATTTAGGCAGACTAATTCTAAGCTTAGGTCATTGCAATCCAGCCCAGATTGTTGTGTGTCCAATCTGTGTCGCCTTAAAAAGTATTGACCAATGGCACTGACATTTTTAAGtatgttgatatttttattaGGTTGACGGTAAAAACAACCCTAAAATTCAGAGCGTGTTTATGGAGAAGTTTCCAATAATGACGGCGCACTTCTCTGCAAATGGCGAGGAGGTCATCATGAGTGCAAAAAGCAAATGGTTTTATGTTTATGATATGATTGCTGGTAAAATTATCCACATTCCATATATAAGAGGTAAGAAAGACTAGTTTGAAGTTCATCACTGTTAAAACTTTATTAGCAAACACTATGCTACGATATTGACATAATGCCGATCAATGAGCCCAGCTTGTCAAAGATTATGTAGCAAGATGGTCATCTTGTGTGAAATACATTTACTAATACTAATGACCCAAGTATAATTCCATGCTTGAGTATAATTCCACCCCCTAATTTAGGCTAAATATGGACATAAGACTTTGCTTAAGTCCTTTGTAGCAATTCAAATATAATTCCACTGCTTAATTGCTTATTGAAATCCCTGGTAAACTGTATTttgtaatatacagtactgtttaaATCTCAATCATTTTATATAGTTTTTGTAGGTAGAATTAAataatgatgttttattttatcttccTCACAGGTATTCAGGAACGAAAGTTAGAAAAGTTTGAGGTGTCACCTGATGGCCAGTACTTGGCATTTCTTGGTAGCTATGGGCAAATTTATTTACTGTCGGCTAAGGTAgatatactataatattttaatttttgtcctAACAATTATCAAGTATCAAAGTTTCAAAGGACATTCAAtagacatttaacattttgttctTTTCAGACAAAAGAGTGGATATCTACATTGAAAATGAATGGATCTGCAGAAGCAGTTGCATTCTCAAAGGATGGGAAAACACTTTACTCCACAGGAGGTAATCAAATGatcaaaattgtataaatacTATACAACAAATCTGTATATTGTTTAAGAAATGGAAACAAGGAATGCATTGTGGGATTTAATCGTTCAATGAATCTTGTCAATACAAGCCCATAGACCCCCTATTTCCTAAAGTGCCTTTTTCAAACTAGAGACTCACTGATGAATATTGTTTTGGCCGTCCTACCTAGTCAGCAATTTCACCACTAATACTAAAAAAATCTTTACTAAACTGATCTCTTTGCGTCCCGATACACCCACCTTTTTCTGTTGAGCCTCTAGGAACATGGTAGGAGCACAAAAAGAACCCCCTATCCTGCccattttaatatttacattctcGTTTTTATTCACAGACGATGGTCAGATTTATATTTGGAATTTGCAGAGTAGGACATGTCAGCATCGCTTTGTTGATGATGGCTGTGTGAAGGGGACAAGTATAGCTGTGTCACCAAATAATATGTATTTAGCTTGTGGGTAAGTATACAGTAAAACAGGCCTGGCAGCTCACCTGTTTCTCTCAGGTGACAcccaatttaaataatattgggttgaaattttgatttttatttgataCTACAAGGTTTTTACAGTGAGGTTCATTTTTCCACAAAAGAGGCAAAAATCTTCATGAGCTAGACTAGGCATATATACCATCACTTCTGCTACTTTTCTATAGTTGAAAAAGGCACTTCAGGCAAAAAGAGGTGTTGTTTGAACCCTACATGCTTGCCAGATGAACATTTGCAATCTTTTTTACCGGTTGAAAATTACATGCAGCTcatttaataaattatgaattaagaaaataaattaatgaattagagaaaaaattaaattttaatttctcttctgaacttgattagttttaactatttttagcCCTTTCCTGtgatatattatgttttatatatgtTACTTTATGTCTTGACAATTTAATCTTAAAGTTTAGAGCATCTAACTGAATTTGACCACATGCACTTATGACCTACTGATGATGAAAGTTGATCAAAATCTAGTCACCTGATTAAATTGTAATAGGGTCCATGATGCAGGAATTCCTGTGAGAAAATGGCTTCATAGTaacaaaccttttattttttagatcaTACAGTGGAGTTGTAAATATCTATGACCATCATGATTGTTTATCGAAGACAAGACCAAAACCAAGCAAAGCTATTAAAAATTTAACAACACCAACTTCTAAGGttttatttaattcaaccaATGAGATTCTCTCTATTGCCTCAAGTGCTGTTAATAAGGCCATCCGATTGGTAAGTTTTTATGGTTGTCTTTACAGTACTATTTTAAATGATCAAATTACCGTAGTCAGTGCTGATCTTATATAATTTTTTGACAGACAGCAGTGCAATTATTCAAACGTGGCACTTCGTATTCAAATGTGGCACTACTTATTCAAATGTGGCACTACTTATTTGAATGTGGCACTACTTATTCGAATGTCGCACTACGTATTCAAATGTGGCACTACGTATTTGAATGTGGCACAATGTATTTGAATGTGGCACTACTTATTCAAATGTGGCACCACTCAAATTTAGTagaatataatatagtatttaaatgtGATGCTACATATTCAAATGTAGCactacttttttttcaaatgttgcACTACTTATTTAAATGTtgaaccatggagaaataagttatttctccatggttgaACTAATTCAAATTTGGTGCTACTTATTCAAATCTGCCACTACTAATTCAAatgcattcaattcaaatttgTGGCACTACATATACAATACGGCACTACTTATTCAAATACGGCACTACTTATTCAAatgcattcaattcaaatttcttttctttagGTCCATCTACCTTCATATTCAGTATTTTCAAATTTCCCTGAGCTAAATGATTTGACAGGACGAGTGAACTCCTTAGATTTTTCACCAAGAAGTGGGTTTTTAACCCTTGGAAACAACAAAGGTCAAGCACTACTATACAGGTAACTGGACTTTTGTTTGTTGTGACCTTTTTGAAAAACCGGACACCCTTTGACTGACCCGAAATGTCCAGTTACACCTCCAGTCTGAATATCCTACAGCAGAGGTCCTAACTTGACAAAATGAAATATCTGGAAACTTTGTTATAGCATAGCCAAACACTAGAGGGTGCTATTTAAACAATCTTAAGCATCAAACAAGAGAGGGTgctatttaaacaatttaaggCATCAGTATTATGACAGTAAACAATGGTTATGATTATGTCAGCCATTTTACAGGCATGTAAAAGGtggaaaatgtgtttttttttaaactttggtTATCAAGCAAGAGCCTATTAGTAGATAATTTTGTCCATGTCCAAAAGAATCTGGAGAAATTACACTTAGTGGGAGTCAGGACCCAACATTTTGTGAAATTTCTGCTATTGTTCGGAGACTTGGGAAATTTATACTGTGTTGATAGGTGGCATTCCATAGACATACCAATACACCTAATATGCTGTGAATATAATCTATTTAATGTTTGCCATTAACACTATCTATTGTCTTTTTAGAATAAATGTTCAGCCacttacatttttgtttatataatttttgtattttatttttattaggtTGAAGCATTTTTCTGAATCTTAACTTACGTGGCACTTTGACAGTATTAGTTGAAATGCAAATTGCATTTCATAAAAGTATTGGTTCTAAAAGTAAAGAAATCAACTGTGTACAACTAAGTGTGGATTCACATTAGCGGCAAATGGAATGCtgtgaaataaacattttgaagACCATGATCATAATGATGTTATGCATGTGAACGGATATAAGAACTGAACTGCAAGAGTTTTATGATATTTTCGCTGTTTGCCGGCCTCCTACCAATAAAGCCAAAAAATTTGTTGGGGACACATATGTCATGTTTTGGAAGGGCCTGTAGCCATATTCACCAATCatacttaagtgagatattcatttaactcaataaatatttagtaTTTCACTTAAATTGTGTATTGACTTAGAtaggatatttttatttaaggcCATGTTCCTTAGCCTaggtgtgattggtgaatatggccACAGGCATACTACTGTTTACTATAGATGCTGATATCCAAGTTTTTTTAATAGTGCCCTTTATGATTTGGCTGCATTCGcttgatatttcattttttaaagctGGGACCATCTTCAAGctttaagttaaattaaatattaattatggaAACAGAAATTCAGGATTTTTCAAACGGGGGGTGCTaagtaacaaaataatattaatagtctgtaaaaaatagatatcaaaaagtagttcataatGTCATTTCAGCTGTGAAAAGGGAGAACATTTCTTCTGAGTAGTGCTACCCCCTGAATCCTCCTGGTAACATATATCAATCATGTAGACCTAAAATTATTACCATTCcttttcaattcaaaataactgaaacacaaaatataaacataaatacaGTTTAAAGTAATGCACAATATAAAGTTGTTTAGAAATGTACTGTATTAGACACGCCTTTTATTTAAAAGTGGCGTAAGTATTTTGTGTAGAATAAAAATACCACAACCATTTTAAAGTAAAAgttcttttgttttaaattgtgtatactctttttttttaaactttctttTCCAATTCCTGTATGTTCATAACATTGTtgtgtatactgtacagtacatacatgtCTGGGATGTAAAGTAAATTGAGTAGGCTTGATGGActaaaatgttattgaaattgtcttttttaattgtttatttattctttattgtaTAACAAGCCATATGTCCAAGTCCATAGTATTAGCAAGGACATAAAACAGTGAAATCCCaacaatttgtaaaataatgCGTTGACGTGCACAGCGCATTTTTTCTGAAGTTtctcaatttgtttttaaaatttgaatcaTATTTAATGATGATATCTGTATACAACAAACTccaaagaaattaaataaagcCATATatattgtactactgtatgcAAATGATATATAGATAAAACTTTGTTTTCAGTCCACATTGAAGTTGATTTCTGAAAATgaaccattttaaaatatattatcacaatGACAAACCTTAGCTTTTTATTGGATCATATGTTCTTATTTGTTTTAACTTGTTCTTATAATGTTTTCTTATTGACGATCTATGTATTACAATTAGTCACATGGGGTTGGAGGTAGTTTTACCCGTTTCTGAAATGGAAGATCCCATAATAACACAGCCCGTTGCGTAATACAGTGTTATGTGGGCGTCGTCGTAGGAATGCGTTAGCCAGGTTTAAATGAAAGGACGTGGTCCTGGCACTACATTAAATACCTTTTCGTTTAGTAAGGCTCCAATTAGCCTTTTTTGAAAATAGAAATAACCACGATGGGTACGCGCTCATCATTTCTCTACAAATTAGCGATTGGAACTACAGCATCAGTGACATTGATAATCCTTATTGTAATGAGTTTTGTCTATGTCCACCCATACCGTAAAACGAAGGATTTTGAACCCACTACTTGCAAAGTGAAGGTACATGATATTAAGATCCAG from Antedon mediterranea chromosome 5, ecAntMedi1.1, whole genome shotgun sequence carries:
- the LOC140049970 gene encoding U3 small nucleolar RNA-associated protein 18 homolog isoform X1, producing MLGPTSNSSTRRRRSVGGEKEEITEGVDNDMLGLGLDNELKADIPVPLMLPSKRRKTAKTLGEEESEKRAERMLEKVVFGGEQSTLDNLFAEKIKSDEELNEQMSGEELFFIDRGDNSEGVLDQSKPKPAWHDEDDDQITLNMTGRKKLQDIRHKDEKELSGDKLKQRLKSQFENLTGSKPNWAKLKSEKEDRKRKDASSDEEDDEEEDLMKRTGDYLASSKSLTKGFIDVKKYTDANKASPSEGWIESVEFHPNAHVLLTAGKDLRLNLFQVDGKNNPKIQSVFMEKFPIMTAHFSANGEEVIMSAKSKWFYVYDMIAGKIIHIPYIRGIQERKLEKFEVSPDGQYLAFLGSYGQIYLLSAKTKEWISTLKMNGSAEAVAFSKDGKTLYSTGDDGQIYIWNLQSRTCQHRFVDDGCVKGTSIAVSPNNMYLACGSYSGVVNIYDHHDCLSKTRPKPSKAIKNLTTPTSKVLFNSTNEILSIASSAVNKAIRLVHLPSYSVFSNFPELNDLTGRVNSLDFSPRSGFLTLGNNKGQALLYRLKHFSES
- the LOC140049970 gene encoding U3 small nucleolar RNA-associated protein 18 homolog isoform X2, whose translation is MLGPTSNSSTRRRRSVGGEKEEITEGVDNDMLGLGLDNELKADIPVPLMLPSKRRKTAKTLGEEESEKRAERMLEKVVFGGEQSTLDNLFAEKIKSDEELNEQMSGEELFFIDRGDNSEGVLDQSKPKPAWHDEDDDQITLNMTGRKKLQDIRHKDEKELSGDKLKQRLKSQFENLTGSKPNWAKLKSEKEDRKRKDASSDEEDDEEEDLMKRTGDYLASSKSLTKGFIDVKKYTDANKASPSEVDGKNNPKIQSVFMEKFPIMTAHFSANGEEVIMSAKSKWFYVYDMIAGKIIHIPYIRGIQERKLEKFEVSPDGQYLAFLGSYGQIYLLSAKTKEWISTLKMNGSAEAVAFSKDGKTLYSTGDDGQIYIWNLQSRTCQHRFVDDGCVKGTSIAVSPNNMYLACGSYSGVVNIYDHHDCLSKTRPKPSKAIKNLTTPTSKVLFNSTNEILSIASSAVNKAIRLVHLPSYSVFSNFPELNDLTGRVNSLDFSPRSGFLTLGNNKGQALLYRLKHFSES